tggaataaatattatggaaaagtaatctagtttaaagcttagtgttagatctaatgtctgggctgttattcaatgtcaacttcacatggttgtttcttggttgaagaaaatgtagaaagttgttggaagaaggctagtaataaaagcatatgttacagttgtttttacataatttggatatgagcgtgttttgtcagggttgatgagggtggcaaaaattggaagagttaGGGAGGCGAGGGTTGTTGTTATAACAGGGGTACACacgattgttacttttatttggagttgcaccaatgtttttggctcctaaggccaatggatagctgttagttatcctttaaaagttgagaaagccgTAATTTTAAGTACGGAGGCATGGATTAGCAGCCCTTGCAGGTTCtctcggtaaataagaagtgaTAAGCTTCCATAGTTAggttcacaatctaatgttttgattaaactatatttacagggaGCAAACCCTAGAATGATATTGGGGTTGAGGGATAGAAGAATGATTGGAGCGAGGTGTATAAATACGAACGTATTTTCTCGTGTGAAGGGgggttttatgttgattatatgatgtgtaagtgttcctcgctgcattgtgatgaacatgtggagagagtagagggctgtaattagtatgttgagtcctgttagtacaatagtcatatgggatcaggaaaatgaggctgcgattacaaagagctcACCTAGTAGGTTGATAGTGGGGGGTAGGGCAAGATTAGTAAGGTTTGCTGTGAACCATCTAAAGGTTATTAATGGGAGTAGGGTTTGAAGTCCTCGGGACAGTAGTAGGATACGGCTGTGGGTACGTTCATAGTCTGAGTTAGCTAGGCAGAAATAGATGGAGGAGGTGAGTCCATGGGCAATTATAAGGATAAAATTATGATGAATGCATGGGCCGTTACAATAACGTTGTAAATATGGTCGTTACCTAGTAGATTGCCGGGTTGACCTAGTTCAGCTCGAAGAAGAAGGCTTAGAGCTGTACCTAGGATTCCAGCTCATGCACCAAATAGTAGGTATAGAGTCCCAATGTCCttatggtttgttgaaaagagtcaacGGTTGATGAGCATaggtagagatagagagaagggaagggtaaagtggctgagtaagcattaggctgtaaacctaaagacaGGGGTCTAGTCCTCCTTTGACCAGCCCGGAGGTGATTTTCACATTGAATTGCAAGTTCAAAGGAGcagctttaaaagtttctgccggggcttctcccgccttttttccctgcggcgggagaagtggatcaaagccagttgattagggtatttagctgttcactaaatttttgtgggttcgagtcccgttgatctagtgagggcttagcttaatgaaagtaattgatttgcgttcaattgatgcagagtaggtgtttgcagtccttatgtacttcagaaattaagtatttacacttactaagggctttgaaggctctTGGTCTTGTTTAATCTAAATTTCTAGTGGATAGCCAAAATTAGGGCGGAGGCTGGTAGTAAAAGGGTAGAGGCAATGACGAGTGGGGGAATAAGGagtgtaggttttgtgttttcgaattgccatattatttttgtgttgttggatgTAGGAAATAGTGTTAGGGAGATGGTATAGATTAGGCGTATAGAGAAATACGGGTTAAGCAGAGTTCTGATAATTATGATAGAGGGGATGAGAAAGTGATTGTTTATTGTGAGTTCTTGAACGGTAATTCATGTAGGTACGAAGCCGGTTAGAGGGGGTAAGCCCCCTAGGGATAGGAGGGTGGATGCTCTTAGTGGTGCTAGACAGGTTGATTTGTTTCAGGTGTGGGATAGTATGAGGGTGGTGGTGTTTGAGTTTAGGTTGAGGGTCAGGAATATGGTAGTTGTTAGGGTGATGTCTATGGTGAAGTAAAGAATTGTGATAGTTGGGTTATATACTAGTGTTCTTATTATTCAGCCTATGTGAGTGATTGAAGAATATCCTAGGATTTTGCGTAATTGTGTTCGGTTGAGACCTCCTCAGCTGCCTACTGTGATAGATAGGGTAGAGGGAGTTAGGAGGATATGGGTGTTGATTGATGGGTGAATTTGGTATATGATTGAGATGGGGGCTAGTATTTGCCATGTAAGGAGGAGTAGGCCAGAAGTTAGGGATGTTCCTTGGGTAACTTCTGGGACTCCAAAGTGGAAGGGGGCTATTCCTAGTTTGATGGCAAGGGCAGCCCAGTGCAGAACACGGTGGTGGTGCtttcggtgggggtgggggtgggggtgggggtgggggtggtgtgtttgggtgtgtgggtgtgtggttgtgtgggtgtcttggggtgtgtgtgcgtgtgcgcgggcgcgcgcgcgcgcgctgtgttggggagtggggtgggggatcaaGCGGGGGTCGGGTGGTGGAAAAGCGTGAGAGCTCTGCcggggctgctcccagagccttggcCGCTGCCCGCACGGCCGCGCATGCGCAGTAGACGGTCCCCCTCCTGGAACCTGGGCCGGCTCTGGAATCCCCGGGATGGATGCTCAGTTCTCCTCGGTGTGGAGtctccggccgccgccgccgcgcccagACCGGGAAGGCAGGAATGCCAGGCTGGTCAGCCCGGAGGGAAAACAGGCCTCTCCACACCGAGCCAGGTGCTCACCGCGAAAGGGAGGCCACCGCCCCGCCCCCGATCCCGTCCCCAACCCCGCGTCCTAAAGCTCCTCCAGCAGAGCCCGGTACTCCTCGTCGCTGAGGAGTAGCGGTTCCAGCAAAGCGGGCTCTCCCACGTCCTGCAGCTCCGTCGGGGCCTCCGTTTCCAGCAAAGGTTGCCCCTGCTGCAGAAACTCGGGGGTCTCCAGGAGCTCAtccagcaggctgcaggggagtGCAGACGAGCGCCCAGGCTCCTGGAGCGGCGGGGAGGGCGCCCGGATGGCTTGCATCTGCTCCTGCCCCGCGGAGGCCTCCGGGGGCGCgggccccggaggtggagctgcccCGACTTGGGGCTCCCACGCCGCCCCGGCGACCTggggcccctggccccagccccaccacggaCTCCCCTGGGACGTGGGCGGCGCCAGCACACCCTGGCCCTGCGGCTCAGCTCCAGCGGGCCCAGGCTGTCCCACCGAGCAAGGGCCCGGCAGGCTGTGGTGCTGCGGGTCCCGATCCCCCCGCCATTGGCTCGGGCGCGGAGGCCACCCCCGGGgagtctgagggtgggagagcGCCCCTTCCGGAGTCGCCAGGGCAGCGTAGGAAAAATCCCAATCCCCGCCTGCCGGGGCGGGATGGGAGATCCCTGCTGCCTgcgcagcctggctgggctgcagcggggcgacggcccctgctccctggcccacgAAAGCCCCCGGTGGGAGGGTCCAGGGCGCGCAGGGCACGTGGGGGGCGGGAAGCCCCGTTCCCCACGCCCCGGTGTGGGTGGAGGCGACCGGCGAGGGAGCGGGGGGACACCCGCCGGGGGCCGCGTCGCCCGGGCCGCCTGCGTGCGCCGGTGCCCcgccaccctggcctgggtgcctggccctccggttctgaaaccaaatctgaatcCGGGACTCCGGGAGGCCCGTCTCTCTGGCCAGTTCTTCCCGGGTGGCGATGCCTGGAAAGCGATCCTGCTGGAAGGCTCGCAGGAGCAGGGCGGTCTGGGACCGGGTGACGGCGGTCCGCTTTCGCCTGCCTTCTTGCGGGCCGCGTTTCCCGGGCCAGGGCCGAGATTCCCGCCGGTGCTGCCTCAGCTGGCGCGATCTctcgttctgaaaccaaatctggaccctgggctccggaatgccgatggcctgggccagctcttccctggtggcgatgcccgggtacgggttccgctcaaagcaggctcgcagggcctccctctggctcGGGGTCCAAACGAGTCTCCTTCGCCGTCCTCGTCCTCGGGCTCCCGCCGGGAGGGCGCCGTCGCCGGGTGTCGGGAGAGCCATCGCGGGGAGACCTGGCCGGAATTTCGCGGACAGACACGGGCAGAGAGAGGCCGGCGGGCTCCAGTGCCCCTCAGTCGGCCCGTGCACGGCGAGCAGGTCCGGCCAGGAGGCCGGCCCAGCCGGCCAGCGGCCCTTATAAAGGCCCACAGGCTCCGCCCCTTCAGGAATGCCGGAGGAGCCCAGGGCAAGCCCGCCCTCGGAAGCCGGGACCCACAGGGCCCAGGTCACTGTGGCCTGGGTATGGGTGGGGCCGGAGAAGCCccggaagtggggagtggggtggggggagtggttgATGATTTTTAGGATTGGGTTGGATTTGCGTAGTGGAATCATGGGTGCTTTTGTAGTTGAGGTACAACGATGGTTTTTCGTATCATTGGTTATGGTTGGAGTCCATATGGAAGCAATGACATATGTTTTATCGACATTAAGTGTATTATTGGTTATGGGGtttgtaggtttttctcctaagccctctcctatttatgggggtttagcgttaattgttagtggtgtgattggttgtgtgattattttcaattatgggggggcttatatgggtttaatgatatttttagtttatctgggGGGTATAATAGTTGTCTTTGGTTATACTACAGCAATGGCCATTGAAGAGTATCCTGAGACATGGGGCTCAGGGCTTGAGGTTCTAGGGGGTCCTTTGGTAGGATTAATGATGGAGGTAGGGCtggttttatgggttttaagtttggatgaagaagtggtggtggttaatttcaataatatgggtaactgggtgatttttgagggggaggggtcgGGGTTAATTCGAGGTGACTGTATTGGTGCGGGTGCCTTGTATGATTACGGGCGTTGGTTAGCGGTGGTTGCTGGTTGAACATTGTTTGTTGGTGTATACATTGTGATTGAGATTACTCGGGGTAATAGGTTATATTATTAGAAGTAGGGTCAGGATAGgggggatgaggaaagagaggaagtagagtttGATTATGCCTCTCTGGGTGGTTACAGTTGTGGAAGCGGTAATatgtgtttgtgagattatttcggGTATAGATTTTTCTAGCCATGTTGAGTCTAATAAGAGGAGGGCTAAGTTTTGACTTATAAGTAGGTTTTGCTAGGGGATCATACGGTGAACTGTGGTGGGGAAGTATCCTAGTATGTTGGAGAATTTGAGTATTTGTGatgggtttttcacttttagtttgtTGGTTATAAGGGCGAGGTCTAGGGCTGTTAGGAAACCGAGAGCAGTTGCGTCTAGGGCTGAGAGTTTGAGATAGAAGGGTGTTGTTGgctgggggagtgaggtaggggGGATATTACTGGTGATAAGGAATCCCGTGATTATACTGCCTATTTAATTGGGTTTAGTAGGGCGGGGTTGTTTTCGTTGATGTTTATTAGGGCTGGGAAGCGGGGTTGTCCTGTTAGGGTAAGGAGAATGGTTCGAGTACTGTAGGCGCTTGTTAGGGAGGTGGCGATGAGAGTAATAaatagggctcaggcgttggtatacgacgtatttgtggcttcgataatgagatctttggagtaggagcctgtgaggaaaggtattcctgtgagtgctaggttgccaataactagggaagttgaggtgaggggcagtgttttaaacagacctcctatttttcgaatgtcctgttcgttgtttaggttatgaataatggatccggagcacataaaaagtacagctttgaagaaggcatgggtgcagatgtgtaggaatgctaggtaTGGTTGGTTAATACCAATGGTGACTATTATTAGGCCTAGTTGACTTGAGGTAGGGAAGGCCACGATTTTTTAAATATCGTGTTGTGTGAGGGCACAGATGGCTCTGAATAGAGTAGTAATGGCTCCCAGGCATAATGTGAGGTTTTGGATTAGTGTATAGTTTTCTATCAAAGGGTGGAAACGGATGAGTAGGAATACTCCGGCAACAACTATGGTGCTGGAGTGAAGTagagctgagactggagttgggccttctatggcagagggcagtcggggtgaaggccaaattgggctgattttcctgttgctgctaggagaaggcctattagtggaaggaggtttgagttggagtttagggCTAATATCTGTTGAAAGCCTCATGAGTTGTAATGCAGGAGGAATCGTGTCATAGCTAGGATAAGACCAATGTCGCCAATACGGTTGTATAGGACTGCTtggatggctgctgtgttggcgtcCGCTCGAGCGTGTCATCAGCTAATTAGGAGGAAGGATATTAATTCCTACGCCTTCCCAACCGATGAAGAGTTGGAAAAGGTTGTTAGCAGTAACTGGAATTAGTATGGCAGCGAGGAAGATAAGGAGATATTTGAAGAGTTGGTTAATGTTTGGATCTGAGCTTATGTACCATAGCGAGGATTCTATAATGGATCAGGTGATGAACAGTgcgattggaataaatattatggaaaagtaatctagtttaaagcttagtgttagatctaatgtctgggctgttattcaatgtcaacttcacatggttgtttcttggttgaagaaaatgtagaaagttgttggaagaaggctagtaataaaagcatatgttacagttgtttttacataatttggatatgagcgtgttttgtcagggttgatgagggtggcaaaaattggaagagttaGGGAGGCGAGGGTTGTTGTTATAACAGGGGTACACacgattgttacttttatttggagttgcaccaatgtttttggctcctaaggccaatggatagctgttagttatcctttaaaagttgagaaagccgTAATTTTAAGTACGGAGGCATGGATTAGCAGCCCTTGCAGGTTCtctcggtaaataagaagtgaTAAGCTTCCATAGTTAggttcacaatctaatgttttgattaaactatatttacagggaGCAAACCCTAGAATGATATTGGGGTTGAGGGATAGAAGAATGATTGGAGCGAGGTGTATAAATACGAACGTATTTTCTCGTGTGAAGGGgggttttatgttgattatatgatgtgtaagtgttcctcgctgcattgtgatgaacatgtggagagagtagagggctgtaattagtatgttgagtcctgttagtacaatagtcatatgggatcaggaaaatgaggctgcgattacaaagagctcACCTAGTAGGTTGATAGTGGGGGGTAGGGCAAGATTAGTAAGGTTTGCTGTGAACCATCTAAAGGTTATTAATGGGAGTAGGGTTTGAAGTCCTCGGGACAGTAGTAGGATACGGCTGTGGGTACGTTCATAGTCTGAGTTAGCTAGGCAGAAATAGATGGAGGAGGTGAGTCCATGGGCAATTATAAGGATAAAATTATGATGAATGCATGGGCCGTTACAATAACGTTGTAAATATGGTCGTTACCTAGTAGATTGCCGGGTTGACCTAGTTCAGCTCGAAGAAGAAGGCTTAGAGCTGTACCTAGGATTCCAGCTCATGCACCAAATAGTAGGTATAGAGTCCCAATGTCCttatggtttgttgaaaagagtcaacGGTTGATGAGCATaggtagagatagagagaagggaagggtaaagtggctgagtaagcattaggctgtaaacctaaagacaGGGGTCTAGTCCTCCTTTGACCAGCCCGGAGGTGATTTTCACATTGAATTGCAAGTTCAAAGGAGcagctttaaaagtttctgccggggcttctcccgccttttttccctgcggcgggagaagtggatcaaagccagttgattagggtatttagctgttcactaaatttttgtgggttcgagtcccgttgatctagtgagggcttagcttaatgaaagtaattgatttgcgttcaattgatgcagagtaggtgtttgcagtccttatgtacttcagaaattaagtatttacacttactaagggctttgaaggctcttggtcttgtttaacctaaatttctagtggATAGCCAAAATTAGGGCGGAGGCTGGTAGTAAAAGGGTAGAGGCAATGACGAGTGGGGGAATAAGGagtgtaggttttgtgttttcgaattgccatattatttttgtgttgttggatgTAGGAAATAGTGTTAGGGAGATGGTATAGATTAGGCGTATAGAGAAATACGGGTTAAGCAGAGTTCTGATAATTATGATAGAGGGGATGAGAAAGTGATTGTTTATTGTGAGTTCTTGAACGGTAATTCATGTAGGTAGGAAGCCGGTTAGAGGGGGTAAGCCCCCTAGGGATAGGAGGGTGGATGCTCTTAGTGGTGCTAGACAGGTTGATTTGTTTCAGGTGTGGGATAGTATGAGGGTGGTGGTGTTTGAGTTTAGGTTGAGGGTCAGGAATATGGTAGTTGTTAGGATGATGTCTATGGTGAAGTAAAGAATTGTGATAGTTGGGTTATATACTAGTGTTCTTATTATTCAGCCTATGTGAGTGATTGAAGAATATCCTAGGATTTTGCGTAATTGTGTTCGGTTGAGACCTCCTCAGCTGCCTACTGTGATAGATAGGGTAGAGGGAGTTAGGAGGATATGGGTGTTGATTGATGGGTGAATTTGGTATATGATTGAGATGGGGGCTAGTATTTGCCATGTAAGGAGGAGTAGGCCAGAAGTTAGGGATGTTCCTTGGGTAACTTCTGGGACTCCAAAGTGGAAGGGGGCTATTCCTAGTTTGATGGCAAGGGCAGCCCAGTGCAGAACACGGTGGTGGTGCtttcggtgggggtgggggtgggggtgggggtgggggtgggggtgggggtggtgtgtttgggtgtgtgggtgtgtggttgtgtgggtgtcttggggtgtgtgtgcgtgtgcgcgggcgcgcgcgcgcgcgctgtgttggggagtggggtgggggatcaaGCGGGGGTCGGGTGGTGGAAAAGCGTGAGAGCTCTGCcggggctgctcccagagccttggcCGCTGCCCGCACGGCCGCGCATGCGCAGTAGACGGTCCCCCTCCTGGAACCTGGGCCGGCTCTGGAATCCCCGGGATGGATGCTCAGTTCTCCTCGGTGTGGAGtctccggccgccgccgccgcgcccagACCGGGAAGGCAGGAATGCCAGGCTGGTCAGCCCGGAGGGAAAACAGGCCTCTCCACACCGAGCCAGGTGCTCACCGCGAAAGGGAGGCCACCGCCCCGCCCCCGATCCCGTCCCCAACCCCGCGTCCTAAAGCTCCTCCAGCAGAGCCCGGTACTCCTCGTCGCTGAGGA
This DNA window, taken from Macaca fascicularis isolate 582-1 chromosome 6, T2T-MFA8v1.1, encodes the following:
- the LOC135971189 gene encoding double homeobox protein 4C-like; this translates as MALPTPGDGALPAGARGRGRRRRLVWTPSQREALRACFERNPYPGIATREELAQAIGIPEPRVQIWFQNERSRQLRQHRRESRPWPGKRGPQEGRRKRTAVTRSQTALLLRAFQQDRFPGIATREELARETGLPESRIQIWFQNRRARHPGQGGGAPAHAGGPGDAAPGGCPPAPSPVASTHTGAWGTGLPAPHVPCAPWTLPPGAFVGQGAGAVAPLQPSQAAQAAGISHPAPAGGDWDFSYAALATPEGALSHPQTPRGWPPRPSQWRGDRDPQHHSLPGPCSVGQPGPAGAEPQGQGVLAPPTSQGSPWWGWGQGPQVAGAAWEPQVGAAPPPGPAPPEASAGQEQMQAIRAPSPPLQEPGRSSALPCSLLDELLETPEFLQQGQPLLETEAPTELQDVGEPALLEPLLLSDEEYRALLEEL